One stretch of Miscanthus floridulus cultivar M001 chromosome 18, ASM1932011v1, whole genome shotgun sequence DNA includes these proteins:
- the LOC136519540 gene encoding LOW QUALITY PROTEIN: heptahelical transmembrane protein ADIPOR1-like (The sequence of the model RefSeq protein was modified relative to this genomic sequence to represent the inferred CDS: inserted 1 base in 1 codon), with protein sequence MESEEGATVCECDHAHQEEAAAAAMKEAGGGGKRRRKQQRKGGDGGGGRKKYALVSYHELPEYMKENEFILNYYRSEWPILNAVLSLFSWHNETINIWTHLLGFMLFFGLTLVHLGQYFPQVADLIGHLSWPISKVAENVSSNIGDVLSGAAMFIQTNPTLVSYGVAVTSQTTRWPFFVFLAGAMFCLLSSSACHLLSCHSHRLNLFLIRLDYTGIAVMIVVSFFPPIYYIFQCEPHWQVVYLSAITAAGVGTVYXLMSPRLSAARYRAHRALLFVGMGLSGVVPAVHAVAVNWHEPRRNVTLAYEGAMAASYLVGTAFYLTRVPERWRPGAFDLAGHSHQIFHALVIAGALAHYGAAIVFLKARDEMGCPAS encoded by the exons ATGGAGAGTGAGGAGGGCGCCACAGTGTGTGAGTGTGACCACGCCCACCAAgaagaagcagcggcggcggccatgaaGGAAGCAGGAGGAGGGGGAaagaggaggaggaagcagcagAGGAAGGGAGGGGACGGCGGCGGAGGGAGGAAGAAGTACGCGCTGGTGAGCTACCATGAGCTGCCGGAGTACATGAAGGAGAACGAGTTCATCCTCAACTACTACCGCTCCGAGTGGCCCATCCTCAATGCCGTGCTCAGCCTCTTCTCCTGGCACAACGAGACCATCAACATCTGGAC GCACCTTCTTGGGTTCATGCTGTTCTTTGGCCTCACCCTGGTGCATCTCGGCCAGTACTTCCCCCAGGTGGCCGATCTGATTGGGCACCTCTCCTG GCCAATCTCAAAGGTTGCTGAAAATGTCTCCAGCAATATTGGAGATGTCCTATCA GGCGCGGCCATGTTCATCCAGACGAACCCGACGCTGGTCTCCTACGGCGTGGCGGTGACGTCCCAGACGACGCGGTGGCCCTTCTTCGTGTTCCTGGCGGGCGCCATGTTCTGCCTGCTAAGCAGCAGCGCGTGCCACCTGCTGTCTTGCCACTCGCACCGTCTGAACCTGTTCCTGATCCGCCTCGACTACACGGGCATCGCGGTGATGATCGTGGTGTCCTTCTTCCCGCCCATCTACTACATCTTCCAGTGCGAGCCGCACTGGCAGGTGGTGTACCTGTCGGCGATCACGGCGGCGGGCGTGGGCACGGTGT GCCTCATGTCCCCGCGCCTCAGCGCGGCGCGGTACCGCGCCCACCGCGCGCTGCTGTTCGTCGGGATGGGCCTGTCGGGCGTGGTGCCCGCCGTGCACGCGGTCGCCGTGAACTGGCACGAGCCCCGCCGGAACGTGACGCTGGCCTACGAGGGCGCCATGGCCGCGTCGTACCTCGTCGGCACCGCGTTCTACCTCACCCGGGTGCCCGAGCGGTGGAGGCCCGGCGCGTTCGACCTCGCCGGGCATAGTCACCAGATCTTCCACGCGCTCGTCATCGCCGGCGCGCTCGCGCACTACGGCGCCGCCATCGTGTTCCTCAAGGCCCGCGACGAGATGGGGTGCCCAGCCAGTTAG
- the LOC136519539 gene encoding formamidopyrimidine-DNA glycosylase-like, producing MPELPEVEAARRALQAHCVGRRIARCAVADDAKVVVAAAGRAAFERAMVGRTIVAARRRGKNLWLQLDAPPFPSFQFGMAGAIYIKGIPVTKYKRSVVNSEEEWPSKYSKFFAELDDGLEFSFTDKRRFARVRLFDDPETVPPISELGPDALFEPMSVDNFLDSLGRKKIGIKALLLDQSFISGIGNWIADEVLYQSRIHPLQITSNLPRESCEALHRSIHEVVKYAVEVDADMDRFPKEWLFHHRWGKKPGKVNGKKIEFITAGGRTTAYVPQLQKLIGTQSSKMIATNLEWLAENGDTKDSGTEGEDADILKPKKRAATSRTARGQQNKDTVGASSRKARGNGGGSKKPDADVEPAEPETVVTESNGEQVLDQPNSNAINKSGQVTRRSSRKVKPRK from the exons ATGCCGGAGCTGCCGGAGGTGGAGGCGGCGCGGCGGGCGCTGCAGGCGCACTGCGTGGGGAGGCGCATCGCGCGCTGCGCCGTGGCGGACGACGCCAAGGTGgtggtcgccgccgccggccgcgcgGCCTTCGAGCGCGCCATGGTCGGCCGGACCATCGTCGCCGCGCGCCGGAGGGGCAAGAACCTCTGGCTCCAGCTCGACGCGCCGCCCTTCCCGTCCTTCCAGTTCG GGATGGCAGGCGCGATATATATCAAAGGCATTCCTGTGACGAAGTATAAGAG ATCCGTTGTCAATTCCGAAGAGGAGTGGCCCTCCAAATACTCCAAATTCTTTGCTGAG CTTGATGATGGTTTGGAGTTCTCTTTCACTGATAAACGGCGTTTTGCAAGAGTTCGTTTGTTTGACGAT CCTGAAACTGTACCCCCGATTTCTGAGCTAGGTCCAGATGCTCTGTTTGAGCCAATGTCTGTTGACAATTTCTTGGACTCCCTGGGTAGAAAGAAGATTGGGATAAAAGCTCTTTTACTTGATCAG AGCTTTATATCAGGCATTGGTAATTGGATTGCAGATGAGGTGCTTTACCAG tcAAGGATCCATCCACTACAGATTACTTCGAATCTACCTAGGGAGAGTTGTGAAGCACTGCACCGAAGTATCCATGAG GTTGTGAAATATGCTGTTGAAGTTGATGCTGACATGGACCGCTTTCCAAAGGAATGGTTATTTCATCACCGTTGGGGCAAGAAGCCTGGCAAAGTCAATG GAAAGAAAATTGAATTCATCACAGCTGGTGGCAGG ACTACTGCCTATGTGCCGCAATTGCAAAAACTGATTGGAACCCAATCCAGCAAAATGATAGCCACTAACCTGGAATGGCTGGCCGAGAATGGTGATACCAAGGATTCAGGGACTGAGGGAGAAGATGCAGATATTTTGAAGCCAAAAAAGCGAGCCGCAACCTCCAGGACTGCCAGGGGGCAACAAAACAAAGATACCGTGGGTGCCAGTTCGAGAAAAGCAAGGGGAAATGGTGGTGGCAGTAAGAAACCAGATGCCGATGTTGAGCCTGCTGAACCAGAAACAGTTGTCACCGAAAGCAACGGTGAGCAAGTTTTGGACCAACCCAACAGTAATGCTATCAATAAGTCAGGTCAGGTTACAAGAAGATCGTCAAGGAAAGTGAAACCCCGTAAGTAA